Part of the Sodalinema gerasimenkoae IPPAS B-353 genome is shown below.
GTCTCAGTCCAACCTGTTACGACAGTCTTACCCAGCTTAATCTTCCCGAAATTAGACCCATTAAACTCCAAGACCTAGAAGCAGCCGACCCAGGACTCCGCCAAGCCAAAAATAATCGCACCCTAGTCGAATATTACTTCACCTGTACCCCTTGCCTACCTCGTTATCTCTTTGCCCAGAACCCCAATATAGACCTAATTACCTATCTCGACTCCGACTTATTCTTCTTCTCTAGCCTTGACCCCCTCTACCAAGACTTAAGTCACAGCTCCATCGCCATCATCGAACATCGCTTTCCCCCGAAACTTGCCAGCCTAACCTTTAACGGAATTTATAACGTCGGTTGGGTTTCATTCCGAAACGATAAGTCCGGCTTAGACTGTCTCAACTGGTGGCGCGAGAAATGCCTAGAATGGTGTCATGACTACCACCAAGACGGCAAATTCGCCGACCAAAAATACCTCGATGACTGGCCAAGCCGGTTCCAAAACGTCATTGTTCTACCTCACAAGGGAGCCAACCTTGCGCCCTGGAACGTTGACCACTACAACATTGAACTAAAAAATAACCAGTTTTGGGTTGACGAGCAACCGCTCATCTTCTATCACTTTCACGGCTTAAAAGAAGTTGAGCCGGGTCGTTACGATACCCACCTCGGCTTTTACCGAGTCGAAAAAAATCATAAAACCCTATCCCTTCTCTACAACGGCTACATCCAATCCTTATGCCAACTCAAGCAGAAAGTTGCTCCCTTGCTTCCAGAAAGCTCAGAAGAAAACGTGCGTTATAAAAAAATACCCGCCTGGATCAATCTGGACAACCAAAGCTCTGAATCTGATTACAAAACCCAAACTTCTAAGCTCATTTCCGATGCCATCATGGCGATAGAAAAAGCATTTTCTATCCCTTCTAGTATCGAACCAAATCATTCCTCTACTCTATCAAGACCCACTGAATTCTAAACAAAACCCAGTGTTTCCTCCTCAAGCCGTCCCCCACCCATGCGCCAACTCTCCCCCCTTGCCCAAACCATCAAACAACAGCACCTCACCTATCTCTCCGATAAAAAACTCCAACATCTCGAACAATGCCTAGACAATGCCTAGAACAGATTAACCAGAACCAAACCCAGGGCGACATCATCGAAGCCGGTATCGCCCTAGGAGGTTCCGCGATTCTCCTCGCCCGTCTCATGCCCCCCACCGCCGAATTTCATGGTTACGACGTCTTTGGCATGATTCCACCCCCCTCCCCCAGAGACGACCCCAAATCCCACCAACGATATCAAATCATCGCCCAAGGAGCCTCTCCCGGACTAGGAGGACATCGCTATTACGGCTATGAACCCAACCTCTACCAGAAAGTCCTCGACCACTTCCAAGCCTTTGGCCTGCCCCCCAACAGCCCTCGCCTTCATCTTCACCCCGGATACTTTGAAGACACCCTAACATTTTGCCCCGACCAACACATCGCCCTAGCCCATATCGACTGTGACTGGTACGACTCCGTCAAAACCTGCCTAGAGCGGATTTATCCCGCTCTCAGCCCTGGGGGCTATCTCATCCTAGATGACTATTATGACTACGGTGGCTGTCGCCAAGCCACCGATGAATTCCTAGCCAAACACTCCGACCTGCAAATCGTCCTCTGCCAAGAAAATCTAGTCCTACAAAAAATCAGCCCCGACGACACTCCAGCGAATCAGGTTGTATTTTAATTCCTTTATAATGAAGTCCCATCATACCCAACTCTATCAAACCTTTCTATCAGCCCTCAGCCCCTTAGAATCTATTAAAAACTGCATCTTAATCGACTGTCCCAACCATCTCAACATCGGCGACCATCTCATTTGGCTAGGGACACTCCTCTATCTGCAAGACATTAGCAAAACTCACATCACCCAAATTAGCAGTTCCGACGACCTCAGCCCCGACCAACTCTCCCAACAGCCTCACCTGCCCATTCTCTTTCATGGTGGCGGCAACCTCGGAGATTTATGGCACTATTATCAACAAGTCAGAGAAACTATCATCAGCCAAAACAAACAGCGACCCATTTACATCCTCCCCCAAACCATCTACTTTCGCGAGTCTCGGAACCTAGAAATCGCCAAACAATCCTTCAACAGCCATCCCGACCTCACCCTATTTTGTCGCGACCAAATCAGCTATCGCCTCGCCCAAAAGCATTTTGATAACTGTAAGCTTATCCTCGCCCCGGATATGGCCTTACAACTCCTCAACCCCATCTATAACCTCCCCGACCTCTACCATCCTCAGCCCACCACATCCCCCTTATATCTACAACGACGAGACCAAGAAGATACCCAAACCTTATCCAACACCCTCAGCCAAACCCTCGCCCAACACTGCCACATCGAAGATTGGACCAGCCTCAACCTAAAAAGCCCATTCCTCCTTATCCGTCAGGTTCTCTCCCATCGTCCCCTCCCCGAAATCAGCCGTCATCCCATCTACCGTAAACTCCAACATCTCCCCACTCCCAGCCAACAAATTCTCACCGCCAACCTTCTCTATCTCGGCATACAGCAATTATCCCAATATCCCCTCATCATTACTAATCGCCTTCACGGTCACATCCTCGCACTACTGCTCCGGCGACCCAACATCCTTCTCCCCAACTCCTACCCGAAAAACCAAGCCTTCTATCACACCTGGACTCACCCAGACCCAGACAGTCAGTTTTGCGAAACTTCCACCGAAAAACCAAGCCTTCTATCACACCTGGACTCACCCAGACCCAGACAGTCAGTTTTGCGAAACTTCCGAACAACTCCTACAATCCCTAAACGCCTTGCAGCCAAGCCTCTAAGTCCCTTCCACCACCATGACCCCCTAAACAACTCCTACAATCCCTAAACGCCTTGCAGCCAAGCCTCTAAGTCCCTTCCACCACCATGACCCCCTCTCACCTACCCGGAATTGCCGTCATCAGTTGCTGCATGAACCGCAACGACAACCTGAAACAAGCCCTCAGCAACTGGCTACAATTTCCCGACATCAAAGAAATCATTATCGTCGACTGGTCGTCCGAGAGACCCGTCTCCCAAACTCTCGCCCACCTCACAGACCCTCGCCTCAACATTGTTCGAGTCGAAGGAGAACGCCATTGGATATTATCCTACGCCTTCAACCTAGCCGCCAGTCTCGCCTCTGAACCCACCCTGCTCAAACTGGACGCCGACGTTCTCCTGCACCCGAATTTCTTTCAACAGCACCCCCTCCCTCCCCATCACTACTGGGCCGGAAATTGGCAAACCGCCAAAGCCGGATGCTTAAGTGGCGTTCTCTACATTCATCGTCAGGACTTTTTCGCCGTCAACGGTTACAACGAATTCATTCGCACCTACGGCTGGGACGACATGGACCTCTATCAGCGACTCGACCATCAACCCCATCTCCGCCGAGGTGATTTAGATACCCACACCACCTCCGTCCTCGACCATTCGCCAACCCTCTCCTTTTCCAAACAGTCCTTGCAGGTGGCGCACCCCGACCTCCAGCACCATCTCAGCCGACGGTTACTGGTCAAAGAACGGGAATTTCAGAATCGTAAAAATAAATATATCAGTCAAGCCTATCCTTGGGGGACCGACTATCAGCGAGCCAGCTACCAAAACCAGGGGTCTTATCTCACCCGCATCAAAGAGCAAGAATACCCCATTCCCAACGCCGTCTTAGCCCAAGCCGAACACCAAGCCCTCTACGACTGCCTCAGATTCACATACAGCGTTCTTCCCTCCCAACCATCCTCCCCAACCAGCCTACTCAGTGACTATCTCCAGCAGGTATTTGCAAGCCTAAAAACCAGCGGTCAACTCCCCGAAAGCATCAGCCTCAGTCCCGACGAAGAAAAACAGTTTTATTACGAAGCCCTAAAACAAACGCCCCATTGCTCTTATCTCTATGGAGCATTAGGTCAACACTTCCTGCGACACAATCAGCCCGAATTAGGACTGAGGGCAAATCTCCATGCCCTACAATATAACCCCAGCCAAGAGCAGCCCTATCACGTCGTCTTTCATCAGCTCTCCACCCCCAGCCCATGACCCCCTGGACCCTTCAAACTCCCGTTATCCTGCTCATCTTCAACCGTCCCGACACCACCGAACGGGTCTTTGAAGCCATCCGACAAGCCCAACCCACCCAACTCCTCATCATCGCCGACGGTCCCCGTCCTGACCATCCCCAAGACGCCCACCAATGTGCCGCCGCCCGCGAGATTATCAACCACGTCGACTGGGACTGCGACCTTCTCAAACACTACTCCCAGGAGAACCTAGGCTGTCGCCGCCGCGTCTCCAGCGGACTAACCTGGGCCTTTCAGCAGGTTGAAGAAGCCATTATCCTCGAAGATGACTGTCTCCCCCATCCCAGCTTCTTCCGGTTTTGCCAGGAACTTCTAGAAAAATACCGAGATGAGCCACGAATCATGTCCATCTCCGGCAACAACTTCCAGTTCGGTCAACGGAGAACTCCCTATTCCTACTATTTTTCCCGTTACAACCATATCTGGGGTTGGGCGACTTGGCGACGGGCCTGGCAACAGTATGACCTGAGCATGAAGGCTTGGCCAAAACTCCGGTCATCGGACTGGCTACAAAATAAACTCCAGCATCCCCAAGTAGCACAGTATTGGTCGCGTATTTTTGACATGGCCTATCAGGGATTTGACACTTGGGATTATGCGTGGCTGTTTGCTTGTTGGTATCACGAGGGTCTGATTGCACTCCCCGAAGTTAACTTAGTCTCCAACATTGGCTTTAACGACCAGGCTACTCACACTAAAACCAAGAGTCGATTGGCTGATATTCCTGTTCAAGCTGCGGAGTTTCCTTTGTCTCACCCAGAGACGCTTCAGCAGAACCTTGAAGCAGATGCTTTCACAGAAAAATACATTTTCAGCGGAGCTGATATGGCAACCAAAGAAACCACTTCGAGCATTCAACTTGAACAGGAGCTTCAAAAAATTTACCAAGCCCTAAACCTCCTGAATCAACGGCAAGTCATACAATCTCATCAAATTCAGCATTCACTAGCAAAGCTACAAGAATCCATCGGACGATTAGAAGCTAGACAGGTTGATTATTTCTATGATGCCCAGCATAAAAATACAATTCAAGACTATGAATTTCAAGTCTTCTCACAATGGGGGGAAGATGGTATTATTCAGTACCTTGTGAAAAACTTAAATATCACTAACAAAAAATTTGTTGAATTTGGTGTTGAAAATTATAAGGAATCAAACACCCGTTTTTTGCTTCTGCATGGTAATTGGTCAGGATTAGTGATGGATGGAAGTGCAGAGCGAATCTCTCAAATTTATGCAGACCCAATCTGTTGGCAACATGACTTAAAAGCTCTTCATGCTTTTGTAACCCGAGAGAACATCAACCATCTCTTGTCTAGTCAGAATGTAACCGGAAATATTGGACTGTTGTCGATTGATGTTGATGGAAATGATTATTGGATTTGGAATTCAATCAACGTGGTTGACCCAGATATTGTTGTTATCGAGTATAACTCGCGGTTTGGCTCTGAGAAGGCCGTAACAGTTCCTTATAATCCCGAGTTTATGAGGACAAAAGCTCACCACTCCAACATTTATTTTGGGGCATCTCTGAAGGCACTCTGGCTCTTGGGTCAAGAAAAAGGCTATGCGTTGGTTGGCTCTAATCGTGCGGGCAACAATGCCTTTTTTGTCAAAGAAACTCTTAGACCATCCTGGATGAAATCTTTAACTGTTGAAGAAGGGTATGTTGCCTCAAAGTTTCGTGAATCTAGGGACTCTCAGGGAAAACTTGCCTACCTTTCTTGGGAACAGGAGCAAGAAATATTGCAGCAGCTCCCCTTAGTTGATGTGGAAACAGACCATCTACCTGACTCAGATTATAGTCATCAAATTCTTAAGACAGATGCAAGCGAAAAGACAGTTTTCTGAGCATTGCTGCACTAACCAACAAAGCCTATAGTCGTTAATTGTCTGTTAATTGTCCGTCAATTGTAAGACACAACTAGAGTATCCTTTTGATTTTCCAAGTTTATGAGTTTTCCTAAAGTTATCATTGATGCCGTATTTTTCCAGATTCACCAGACCGGAATTGCCCGACTCTGGCAGTCTTTACTCGAAGAATGGTCAACCTCCGACTTTGCCCAGAATCTGTTGATTTTAGATCGAAACCGAACCGCCCCTCGGTTTCCGGGATTGGAGTACCTAGACCTGCCCCCCTATAGCTATCAAACCATAGAGGGCGATCGCCAACAACTACAAACCATCTGCGACCAACACCAGGCCCAACTGTTTATCTCCAGTTACTACACCACCCCCCAGTCCACCCCCTCCATTTTCATGGCCTATGACCTCATCCCAGAGCGTTTCAACTACAACTTAAACAAGCCCATGTGGCGAGAAAAAGTCCGCGCCGCCCAACAAGCCAGCGGCTACATTTGTATCTCCCAAAACACCGCCCAAGACCTACAACAGTATTACCCCAACTCCCATCAAAAACCCATCAAAATTGCCCCCTGTGGCAAAAGTCAGCAGTTCTACCCCGCCCCCACCGCCGACATCGAGGCCTTCAAACAACACTTCAACATCCGCAAACCCTACTTTCTCCTCAGCGGCTTGCGGTCCAAATACAAAAACCCCGAACTCTTCTTCAAAGCCTTCGCCCAACTCCCCAACAAACAAGACTTTGAACTGGTTTGCACCGGCACCGACACCGTTCTCGAAACCCACCTACAACCCTACGTTCAAGACACCCAAGTTCACCTCCTCTACCTCAACGACGACGACCTCCGAAACGCCTACTCCGGCGCCACCGCCCTCGTCTTCCCCTCCCAATACGAAGGCTTTGGCCTGCCCGTCCTCGAAGCCATGGCCTGCGGCTGTCCCGTCATCACCTCCCCCACCTCCTCCCTACCCGAAGTCGCCGGAAACGCCGCCCTCTACGTCCAACCCAACGACGTTCAAGGGATGCTCCAAGCCCTCCAACACATCCAATCCCCCGAGCAGCGCCAAGCCCTGAAAAACTTAGGCTTAAAACAGGCCCAGAGCTTCTCATGGGGTAGGATGGCAAAAGAAATTCGTTCGTTTTTGACAGAGATGGCACAAACAGAGAGTCCCACCCCCCAATCCACCTCCACCTCCATTCCCACCCCCACTCTCGATAACCCCCGCCAACTCCGCCGCCACCTCACCCAGCAGTGGCTCAACCTGCCCAACGACCAACTCGAAACCCACTTCAACAGCCAACTCGGGCAACTCCACAAAGCCCTCTGGCAAAGCGGCCTCAAAAACGAACCCCTCACCCCCGAAGACCGCCAGACCATCGCCCAACTCAGCCAAACCCTCAGCCAAGGCCTACAAGCCCCCGGCGCCCTGCAAGCCTTTCTCTGCGCCACCCTCTACGGCTACCCCCACCAATTCAACATCCAGTACCACAACGCCCCCATCCCCAACTGGATGACCGAACTCTACCTCACCTACCTCTTCGAGTCCCCCCGCCTCTTCAAAGACCTCGGTGAAGTCAACCAATACCACCACTACCTCAGCCAGTGGCTGACCTACCTCCAACAAAAACTGCAACAGCAGCCCAACAGCCCCGCCAGCCAACTCCTGGCCAAAGCCTTCGCCAACCTTGCCAACCTCACCCCCCTCTGCTTCAGCGACCAAGACCAACGGGCCGTCCAAGAAACCCGAGCCGCCATCCTCGAACAGTACCTCGAACAACAAGGCTGCCAACTCGACCATCAGTTCCCCCCCCGTCCCGACAACCGCCCCATCCGCTTCGGCATCCTCTGCCTCAACTACCTGCCCTCCGCCGAAACCTTCACCACCATCCCCGCCTTCGAACACCTCGACCGCAGCCAATTCCAAATCCACCTCTACGCCCTGCAACAGACGGGCCATCCCCACGAAGACTACTGTCGCCAGCGGGCCGACCACTTCACCGTCCTCCCCGCCGACAACCTCAGCGCCATGGCCCAACGAGTGCGCCAAGATGACCTGGATATCCTCCTCATCGGCACCAACATCACCGCCCGCTCCTACCCCCTGACCCTGCTGAGCCTCCATCGCCTGGCCCGCATCCAAACCACCGGACTCTCCGCCCCCACCACCACCGGGATGCGGAACCTAGACATCTACCTAGGCGGCTCCCTCACCGCCACGGACTCCAGCCAGTACAGCGAACGCCTCGTCACCATCGAGGGGTCCGGACTCTGCTTCCAATTCCCCCCCGACCACGACCAACCCAGCGTCAACCTCAACCGCGCCAACTGGGGTCTCCCCCCCGACACCACCGTCTTCATCTCCGGGGCCAACTTCCGCAAAATCAACCCCGAACTGCGGGACACCTGGGCCAAACTCCTGGCCCGCCTCCCCAACTCCATCCTGGTGCTGTACCCCTTCGGTCCCAACTGGGGGCGACATCCCCAACTCGAGACCCCCTTCTTCCAACAGATGCAGCAGGCCCTCCAACGCCACAACGTGGACCCTCAACGACTGCTGCTCATCAAAACCCTGCCCAACCGCGCCGACGTGCGCCTGGCCCTGCAACAAGCCGACATCTATCTCGACTCCTTCCCCTACTCCGGCGCCGCCTCGGTCCTCGACCCCCTGCGGGTGGGACTGCCCATCGTCGCCCGAGAAGGGTCAGAACTGCGCTTCCGGCAATCCGCCGCCCTACTGCAGGAACTGGGCCTCCCCGACCTCATCGCCCACAGCGACGACCACTATCTCGACCTGGCCGTCCAACTGGCGCAAAATCCCCAATGGCGACAGGCCAAACAGCAACAACTCCAAACCGCCATGGCCCAAACCCCCCCCTTCCTAGACAGTCGCGCCTTCAGCCAGAAAATCGCCCAAGTGCTGCAAGACCTCGTCCAAGGTCACCCCAGCGACGCCCCCACCCCCCCGAGCAACGACGACCATCCCAGCAGCCAAGCCTTCATCAACCGCACCATCGGCTGTTGCAACATCTACTACATCGACCCCACCGAACAGCCCATCATCGAAGAATTGCGGCAACTGCGGCGGCAACTGGTCGACCACTGGCTCACCCTGCCCAGCGACCAACTCTCGTTAGCATACAACAGCGAAATTGGCAAAGCATTTAAAGCCATCTTAAAAAGTAACCTGCAAAGCGAACCCCTCACTCCCGAGGAACAGCAGTATCGCCAACAGTTAACGGAACGGGGCGCAGGACTGGCCACCCCTCAGTCCTTAAATGCCCTCATGGGGGCCATGCTCTACTACCCCGCCGACGAAATGAAAGTGCGGGATGCCCAGACTCGGCTCCCAGACTGGCTCTACCCCGACTACGCCGCCGTCTTCGAGAGCGAGCCAAGCCCCGACCCTGTTGCCCCCGCACCCAGTCCCACCCCGACTCCCCAGAGTCCCATTATCGGCGCCACGGTTCCCTCTCAAGCCTTCTCCCCAGACTTGTTACG
Proteins encoded:
- a CDS encoding glycosyl transferase; its protein translation is MRYFCTYFDHRYLPKGLALYQSLLQHCSDFELWVLCLSPTCYDSLTQLNLPEIRPIKLQDLEAADPGLRQAKNNRTLVEYYFTCTPCLPRYLFAQNPNIDLITYLDSDLFFFSSLDPLYQDLSHSSIAIIEHRFPPKLASLTFNGIYNVGWVSFRNDKSGLDCLNWWREKCLEWCHDYHQDGKFADQKYLDDWPSRFQNVIVLPHKGANLAPWNVDHYNIELKNNQFWVDEQPLIFYHFHGLKEVEPGRYDTHLGFYRVEKNHKTLSLLYNGYIQSLCQLKQKVAPLLPESSEENVRYKKIPAWINLDNQSSESDYKTQTSKLISDAIMAIEKAFSIPSSIEPNHSSTLSRPTEF
- a CDS encoding TylF/MycF/NovP-related O-methyltransferase — protein: MPRQCLEQINQNQTQGDIIEAGIALGGSAILLARLMPPTAEFHGYDVFGMIPPPSPRDDPKSHQRYQIIAQGASPGLGGHRYYGYEPNLYQKVLDHFQAFGLPPNSPRLHLHPGYFEDTLTFCPDQHIALAHIDCDWYDSVKTCLERIYPALSPGGYLILDDYYDYGGCRQATDEFLAKHSDLQIVLCQENLVLQKISPDDTPANQVVF
- a CDS encoding polysaccharide pyruvyl transferase family protein, with protein sequence MKSHHTQLYQTFLSALSPLESIKNCILIDCPNHLNIGDHLIWLGTLLYLQDISKTHITQISSSDDLSPDQLSQQPHLPILFHGGGNLGDLWHYYQQVRETIISQNKQRPIYILPQTIYFRESRNLEIAKQSFNSHPDLTLFCRDQISYRLAQKHFDNCKLILAPDMALQLLNPIYNLPDLYHPQPTTSPLYLQRRDQEDTQTLSNTLSQTLAQHCHIEDWTSLNLKSPFLLIRQVLSHRPLPEISRHPIYRKLQHLPTPSQQILTANLLYLGIQQLSQYPLIITNRLHGHILALLLRRPNILLPNSYPKNQAFYHTWTHPDPDSQFCETSTEKPSLLSHLDSPRPRQSVLRNFRTTPTIPKRLAAKPLSPFHHHDPLNNSYNP
- a CDS encoding glycosyltransferase family 2 protein, whose product is MTPSHLPGIAVISCCMNRNDNLKQALSNWLQFPDIKEIIIVDWSSERPVSQTLAHLTDPRLNIVRVEGERHWILSYAFNLAASLASEPTLLKLDADVLLHPNFFQQHPLPPHHYWAGNWQTAKAGCLSGVLYIHRQDFFAVNGYNEFIRTYGWDDMDLYQRLDHQPHLRRGDLDTHTTSVLDHSPTLSFSKQSLQVAHPDLQHHLSRRLLVKEREFQNRKNKYISQAYPWGTDYQRASYQNQGSYLTRIKEQEYPIPNAVLAQAEHQALYDCLRFTYSVLPSQPSSPTSLLSDYLQQVFASLKTSGQLPESISLSPDEEKQFYYEALKQTPHCSYLYGALGQHFLRHNQPELGLRANLHALQYNPSQEQPYHVVFHQLSTPSP
- a CDS encoding glycosyltransferase, which produces MSFPKVIIDAVFFQIHQTGIARLWQSLLEEWSTSDFAQNLLILDRNRTAPRFPGLEYLDLPPYSYQTIEGDRQQLQTICDQHQAQLFISSYYTTPQSTPSIFMAYDLIPERFNYNLNKPMWREKVRAAQQASGYICISQNTAQDLQQYYPNSHQKPIKIAPCGKSQQFYPAPTADIEAFKQHFNIRKPYFLLSGLRSKYKNPELFFKAFAQLPNKQDFELVCTGTDTVLETHLQPYVQDTQVHLLYLNDDDLRNAYSGATALVFPSQYEGFGLPVLEAMACGCPVITSPTSSLPEVAGNAALYVQPNDVQGMLQALQHIQSPEQRQALKNLGLKQAQSFSWGRMAKEIRSFLTEMAQTESPTPQSTSTSIPTPTLDNPRQLRRHLTQQWLNLPNDQLETHFNSQLGQLHKALWQSGLKNEPLTPEDRQTIAQLSQTLSQGLQAPGALQAFLCATLYGYPHQFNIQYHNAPIPNWMTELYLTYLFESPRLFKDLGEVNQYHHYLSQWLTYLQQKLQQQPNSPASQLLAKAFANLANLTPLCFSDQDQRAVQETRAAILEQYLEQQGCQLDHQFPPRPDNRPIRFGILCLNYLPSAETFTTIPAFEHLDRSQFQIHLYALQQTGHPHEDYCRQRADHFTVLPADNLSAMAQRVRQDDLDILLIGTNITARSYPLTLLSLHRLARIQTTGLSAPTTTGMRNLDIYLGGSLTATDSSQYSERLVTIEGSGLCFQFPPDHDQPSVNLNRANWGLPPDTTVFISGANFRKINPELRDTWAKLLARLPNSILVLYPFGPNWGRHPQLETPFFQQMQQALQRHNVDPQRLLLIKTLPNRADVRLALQQADIYLDSFPYSGAASVLDPLRVGLPIVAREGSELRFRQSAALLQELGLPDLIAHSDDHYLDLAVQLAQNPQWRQAKQQQLQTAMAQTPPFLDSRAFSQKIAQVLQDLVQGHPSDAPTPPSNDDHPSSQAFINRTIGCCNIYYIDPTEQPIIEELRQLRRQLVDHWLTLPSDQLSLAYNSEIGKAFKAILKSNLQSEPLTPEEQQYRQQLTERGAGLATPQSLNALMGAMLYYPADEMKVRDAQTRLPDWLYPDYAAVFESEPSPDPVAPAPSPTPTPQSPIIGATVPSQAFSPDLLRALEAALNQYEADPTQPEVILNLRNLRHQLILNLASQPLETVAVHYGSDFGRVYRKLLRSGFQKQPLADIEVQTRDKLAEAWKTRHAQEVNAMMGLFLYFPPGTLKIQEPTTRLPDWLYGDYQAVFEAALPADGVAKPVSAEQVPPPQPAATTPPLPDYPVTSPNFLNRLLGTVNLYQIDPNDATVLGELRQIRRQFVDHWLTVPQGELERIYFEDLGRGYRILLTSGFQKQPLTPEEQAYRQELTQKGSGLTEPQSLNALMGAMLYYPTDQLRVQEAATRLPAWLLPDYEAVFEGKVQPPSSAQPPSPEFVAQVSELVQRLQQNPNDGAALVRLRQARQQLCQYWLSLPADQLPGAYAGPMGDVQRLLMNSGMQQLAKTAAEQSLFEQLGAELSQGMNRPKSLQCFLAAMLICRADQLRLSSAHGLLPTWLIGDYERVFLVKG